The following are encoded together in the Kwoniella newhampshirensis strain CBS 13917 chromosome 7, whole genome shotgun sequence genome:
- a CDS encoding ATP-dependent rRNA helicase RRP3 gives MASAASSEASSSRSTPSPSPAPSGSRSPSPNPDAPEPSASNKTFAQLGISSQLCDACTSLGFKKPSDIQIEAIPPALEGRDIIGLAQTGSGKTAAFSLPILQTLWENPQPFYALILAPTRELAYQISQQVSALGSGIGVRTAVIVGGMDMMSQSIALSKRPHIIVATPGRLMDHLENTKGFSLKALKYLVLDEADRLLDMDFGPIIDKILKVVPKERNTYLFSATMTTKVAKLQRASLNKPVRVEVSSKYSTVETLLQHYLLLPLKLKDAHLLYLANELSSSSMIIFTRTVNDAQRLSIILRRLGFPAIPLHGQMSQSMRLASLNKFKSGGRSILVATDVASRGLDIPLVDLVINYDMPTNSKDYVHRVGRTARAGRSGKSITLVTQYDVEILQRIESHIGKKMTKFAVDKEAVAVMTDTVARASREAAAEMRETGVNGSSQKGPRGGGGKRKAFKDLDERDRDDDVVEAGVPRKKNKFSTGGKKKGGRS, from the exons ATGGCGTCCGCAGCGTCATCCGAggcttcgtcttctcgctcaaccccatctccctctcctgctCCGTCCGGCTCCCGCTCCCCTTCACCCAATCCAGATGCTCCCGAACCTTCCGCTTCGAACAAGACCTTTGCCCAACTCGGTATAAGCTCCCAGCTGTGTGATGCTTGTACATCGCTAGGGTTCAAGAAACCTTCCGATATCCAGATCGAAGCCATACCTCCTGCTTTGGAAGGTAGAGATATCATCGGTTTGGCGCAAACGGGTTCAGGTAAAACTGCGGCGTTCAGTTTACCAATCTTGCAAACTTTATGGGAAAATCCGCAACCTTTCTATGCCTTGATCCTCGCTCCTACTCG TGAATTGGCATACCAAATATCACAGCAGGTCAGCGCCCTCGGTTCGGGAATAGGAGTGCGAACAGCTGTCATAGTGGGAGGCATGGACATGATGTCTCAGTCTATCGCCCTCTCAAAACGGCCGCATATCATCGTTGCCACGCCAGGTCGACTGATGGACCATCTTGAGAACACAAAGGGGTTCTCGTTGAAAGCTCTTAAATACCTCGTTCTGGATGAAGCAGATCGATTGCTTGATATGGATTTCGGACcgatcatcgacaagatccTCAAGGTCGTGCCCAAGGAGAGAAATACGTATTTGTTCTCGGCTACCATGACGACTAAGGTTGCAAAGCTTCAGCGAGCAAGTTTGAATAAGCCCGTGAGAGTGGAGGTGTCATCCAA GTACTCTACTGTGGAAACACTCCTTCAGCACTATCTACTCTTGCCCCTTAAGCTCAAAGATGCTCATCTTCTCTATCTCGCCAACGAactttcctcttcgtctaTGATCATTTTCACCCGGACCGTTAATGACGCGCAACGACTCTCCATTATCCTCCGTCGTCTTGGCTTCCCTGCTATCCCGTTACATGGTCAGATGAGTCAAAGCATGCGTCTGGCAAGTCTCAACAAATTCAAGTCTGGTGGCCGAAGTATCTTGGTGGCCACGGACGTTGCGAGTCGTGGTTTGGATATACCGTTGGTAGACCTGGTCATC AACTATGACATGCCAACGAACTCCAAAGACTACGTGCACAGAGTGGGTCGTACCGCCCGAGCAGGTCGTTCCGGAAAGTCCATTACTTTGGTGACGCAATATGATGTCGAGATCCTTCAACGTATCGAATCGCATAtcggaaagaagatgacaaaGTTCGCTGTGGACAAGGAAGCAGTAGCAGTCATGACGGATACCGTTGCGAGGGCCAGTCGAGAAGCAGCTgcggagatgagagagacggGAGTCAATGGATCATCTCAGAAGGGTCCGCGGGGCGGAGGCgggaagagaaaggcgTTCAAGGAtctggatgagagggatagggacgacgatgtcgtTGAGGCGGGAGTGCCGcgaaagaagaacaagtTCTCCACGGgaggcaagaagaagggaggaaggagttAG